The Gossypium arboreum isolate Shixiya-1 chromosome 2, ASM2569848v2, whole genome shotgun sequence region CTGACTTCTGGGATAGTGGTAAAATTGGTGCTTATTTCCTTAACTAATCCCATTAATGCATATTTCGCATTTGTTTCCAAGTGTACATTAAGCTCAACATGATGAGCACTTGAAGCAATTGGAACGTGAACTTGCTTTGGCTTTTTTTCCTATCCACATATTCAAATCATAAAGATTTCAAACTCTAGAATCAATGGTGATACTGTCATCTTCAGGCTACATATATGtatctgtatatatatatatattgtatttttACCTGAACCTGGAATTGCCTTAATTCATGAGATACATTCCAGCTAGGGTCACCATACATTTCGCGCAGGGAAGCCATTGTTAGTGCTTTTTTCCCTGAACCAGATGGTCCTTTGAACAGTATATGAGGACAATTCTCATGGGATGCCTAAAAGTTTAGCGTAAAACATTACGGTTTCATATATCGAATAACTTGCAGCATATGAAAGACTTTTAGGTGAAGGACTTACACTTACTAGTTGCTTCAGAAGCTGAGCTTCTTGTTTGTGACAGGTGAATCCGTTCAAGGAAGCTGGTTGGTATTTATCGGCCCAAAACTGCCTCAGTTTTTCGACAACAAATGCCTTCCCAATGAACGAGGCCTCATCGAAGGATTGTGTTTCTCTTTCGGGTGATTTTTTTGAGGTCCTGCAGGATCCTCTCCTCATTACACATCCAAACCAGGTTTCATTTTGGCTCTTTCGTCTATTGGCTGCGAACTTCTCCGAGTTTAAACTACTCCCACTAGTATCACTAAGCTTGGAGTTTAAACTACTCTGTCTGCTAGTAGCTGAACTTGGAGTCATAGTTGTTCTTGATAAACCAGTGTTTGATCGAGCTTTTGGATCAATGTTTCGGTTAGCCATTTTTCGTTGATGGGAAGTGGGGTCTTTTCGGGGCAACAATGGTGGCTTGGGGACAACATGGTTTCCGAAGCCACCATTGTTTGGCAAGCCTTTCTTCTGCATTGCCAAGGCTGCAGCATCACGAGAAAAGAAGATATCACCGGGTGAAATGGACTCTGTGCTTTCGAGAATGGCATCATTATATGCAGGACTTTTAGGAATCTTTGCATTTGCAACCATTTCATTGATTTCACCTACTGATTGTTGTTTCCCAAGGGAAGCTTCTCTTTGCTTACGAAACGTGTTCCTTCCGATTGGTGACGGTGTCCTCTCCCCTCTTTGTCTTGGTGGTGCAGTCACTGATCGACGATAGTTTGATTTTGCACTCCCTCTACCACCCTCGATAAGCTGGCTGATTGTTTTTATTTCATCTCTTGTAGGAGATCTACAACTTTGCTTCATGTTTAAGCCAGCAATCTCACCATTTCCCGTGCCATCATTCAATGTATGCTCCACTCTTCCCTGTTTATAAGGAGAGACATGCCGCCGATGCTCGGGTTTCGGCAAGGGGCTTATGTTCCGACCATCATCCCTTCGTGTCTTGTAAGGAGACTTGCTGCTTCCATGTCTCCTTAGAAGTGGATTAGTTCTAGGAGGAGACCCTTTATCATAATCAACCTTCGGAATCTGTCTTCGGCTCAGTTTCAAAGGGCTAAGGTTTCTCGGCAAATTGGACTTAATGTTATCCGCTTCGACAAGATCCGATGTCCCGTTGTTTCGGTTATTATGATCATGCCAGGGACTTTCTTGCCACTCAGTCTCTGTATCTGATGGCTCGTATCCACTCCGCCTTTGCTTCAATGGAACTAACACATGAGGCTGGCCACCTTTGCTATTGCTCCTTGACAAGCTCTCCATTTCTATGAAACCTGAAACCAAAACTCTTAGCCAACAGGTACTTTTCTCTTTCTCATACCGGTTTTAAGACAATGTTTAATAATGTCCGAAAGATCATCCAAAGAACCATGAACTAAGATGCTCATTAAATTCGTGGAATCCGGTGATTACAAAGCATATGCATCGTTGAAGACTATGGCCATTTGAAATGGACagttttaaaaataacatttttattaaCTAATTTCACAGCCTCCTTATTCTTTAGTTTCCTGTAATTTCTAAGCTTCCTTGTCTCATTCTTCACTGCCGGTATCATATAAACGACCTTTTCTATACTATTTAGATGCTCTTGTTGCCTATTAAAAGGTAAACTAcattagtaaatttttttttcactCAACTATGAAAATGGCCACCTAATTATTCACTTTTGACATTTTTCCTTACCAGATGGCTGATGATAGTGGTGGCTTTTGAAAATAGCATAATAGCAATTTAATCCTCAagatttataaattatattaatttagttttgattttaaaaaaattaatcctCAACATTTACAATGTgcaagttgtttttttttttttttttgcaattttgcTGTTCTTTGTGACATTGaagattaattttttaaaaaaataagaaaaagatgaattgGGTGTTACCATTTCTTTGTacattttcaatcaaatttagcCGATAAATTTGTTTTTAAGTTTTTTAGGTGAAAAAGTCACAAAGAAAagcaaaattgtaaaaaaaagattaaattacatcatgTGTAAGTACTGAGAGTTAGTTTTTTTTTAGTATCAAGGTTAAATTGACACAATGTATAAATATTGAGTGCTAAAGTTGTTATTATGCCAATTTCTAAAGCAGTTAATTGGTGACCAAAAAGACAAAAATAGAATAGTTAGATgaccaaataaaaaaattactagTACTTAAGaaactattttataactttttcatAGTTGAATGATTATCAATATAGTTTATCTTAAAACGTTATTATTGTCTATTAAAGTGAATTGagttaaaatttgatttttctttAAACAAATATTGTAGTATCAGTCGACAATGTTTTTGGAACTAAGAAAACAAGGTCAGCATCTTTTGGTTGTATTTGTCTGTGTTTTTTAGCTGTAAAAAAATTACACAAGGTGTTGCAGAAAACATTAAAGACAACTTGAAATATTGTCATTTAGATTGCACACAAGGCtttccaaaaataaaatatattccaTTTGACACTAAATGCTTTATGCTTTTGTTTGGATTATTTAAGGTTTGGTTTCGAATTATTCGTGTTTGAGATTTGAGTTATTTGAATTGTTTAAGATTACTTATTCGGGTCATTttaaatttgagtattttggattTTAGTTAATTAGGATTCAAACTGGatagataaatattattaattttttataattaaatcaaattgaGTCGATCTTATATTCAAATTAAGTTTTTAAGTTTGGGTAAGATGATTTGGTATCTTAAATGTAAAGATATTGCTATTTAAGGGGACGAAGAGTgcataaattacaaattttttattTGACAATTTTCTAAACTAAACATGTTCcgatcaaattttaattttaaaaaatgtttttaaTAAAAGTAAGTATTTGATGCATTATTCATACATGAATCTCCTACACCGTTAATGAATCATAGCAAACGAGATATATAAAACTACCATGGAAACTATCATAGTATGCGTTTTGCTTCCTTTTCTTACAAAAGGATAAGTTGATCCATATACATTAGATTAATGAGTAAACTGattatttctgttaaaaatttcatccatgtctaTTATTAAAAGTCTACGTAGCTAACGGAATAATCAAAGAGTTACATGTGATGTGCGATGTATATCTCATGTTGACATACAATGACaagtttttaatagtaaaaatgaataaaatttttaataaaaagatcAATTTACTCCTTGATTTACTATAAGGgattaatttacccattttttccAATAAATAGAACAAAATACAATTGACTTCTAATACGGGATTCGATGGTATTTTTACCGCAAAACAACAATTTGTTATTAgtattaccaaaaaaaaaacttGTAATAAACACTTATAAACTGTCTTGCATATGATTGAAAAATGGATTAATATAGTGAGATTCATGgatttaattcaatcaatgtatTTACAATTATATTACAAGTAAATCCTATTACAAAGAGTGATTAGATATAATGTCATAAAAATGGGTATCTTTCACACTGTTTGGAGAGAAGAAGCTTTTGTTGCTATAGTGGATAACCAATCCACCAAAGCCTTATTCGCAAGTTCTGGGACTTCATCGTGCGGACAGTGTCCCGCCTTTAGGTTTACGAGTGTTGTGTTCGGGTAGAATTCTTTGATCCGATTAGCCTTTGCTGGACCGACCCAAGGATCTAAGTCACCCCACAGCAACAGCAACGGACATGTTAGCTTGCTCAAGAAGCTGTCTAAGGTGTACTCGGTTTGATTCAGCATGAACCGTGTCATCAACCTGCGGTTAACCAATGGGACCAAATAGTGAAATCGAATGAATGTGGGATAAAACGCATATGAACCGGTGGCAACAGCTCATTTTTCCAAGTTTTTTCATGTATTAAGAGCTAGGGGAGAAGCTAAAGATGAATCATAAATTTTTGGAGGGTCAAACTGCaaaattatcattatattaaCTTGTAATCTTTTAGATTTTGAAGGGGATACAAGGCAATTTTACCATTTCTGGGCAGCCTTAGCCGCCGCCTCCCTGTCTACGCCCCTATTAGGAGGCTTTATATTCCTATAATCATGTTTGAATATGCTTTGGATACGGGTTCCAACATGATTACTTTAAGAATAATAAAAGAGtcggattgcattttgcccctcTATTAAGAAAATGTGTAAATTAATTATTGTACATTAGATGAAAGAGTAAAAGAGTCGTTCTATTAAAAAATTCatctatttctattgttaaaaccTGACCCATGTACGTAAGCATACCACATGTAACTATCTGATTATTCCGCCAGTCACTTTAACATTAAAATTGGatgaattttttaatagaaaaaatcaGTTTGCTCTTCAATCTATTTTCTTTATTAAAGGGcataaaatgtaatttaactcCTAATATAGAGatttccatgatacttttaccgttTGAATATGCTTTGGACATGGGCTTCAAACACTGATAACTTTGAGAATAATAAAAGAGTCGGAACAACGTAAGTACCTATAGTACACTTCTCCAGCGTTGGGATCATCCGCAGGCATTTTAATGGATTCCACGAGATAATCATCCACATTGGAGGTATTGATATATACCTGCATTACGAAACCGATGCGATATTAAAAATGTACGATAATCAGTGAAGAACCTGATTAATTGAAGCTGCAAGTAACTTGCATTTTTTAGGACGGATTCGATCCGAGTTGGTTGCTTCGCTTGCCAGAATAAAATCTGAAGGACTACACGTTGGAAAACTTCCTTCAATGGCTTTAAAACAAATTTCTGCAGGAATGTTTCCTCAGATTCCGTGGTTTTAGCCTTCGCGTCTCCAAACTGTCCTGCGGAGTTCAGTAATGCTAGGCCAACCACTTGTTCAGGCAACCCCACCGCTGCAACCAAAGCCGTGAACCCTCCAAGACTGAAATTTACAATGAACAAAAAGACTGTCACAAGGGATGCATATATCTAAATTCGCAGATAAAGCGACAACGGGCATCTAGTATGAGAAACCTCTAAACCTGACTCGGAGGATGAATGTATCCTCATCATACAGCAAAACAAAACCAGCAGTCAAGTAGATTACTTTTGATCTTATAGATATTGTAATCTAATACACCGGTGATCATTTGAAGATACATGAACAATGGTACCAGCTTGAGGGACCAAACCGAATTTTCTGGACAAGGAACTCAATGAAACACAAAGAAAGAAAGTAAAGCTCACAGCAAGCTTTATACTAATGCAAATTTCGGAATTTTGACAGTAAAGATGAAGCTCTTAGCATGGAAACTACATCAATTGGGTAAAAATACAATGGAGGCCCTTATACTAGGAGTTGGATTGCATTTTGTCCCTTCTACTCaaaaataggcaaattagtccctgtaaattaaattaaagagcaaactagtttttatgttaaaaaattCTTTCATTTTTATGGTTAAAAACTGATTTTTGTATGTCAAAATAAGGTATACATGGCATCAAGTGATTCTATCAACTACGCaagtttttaacaatagaatggatagaaatttttaacaaaattagtTTGCTCTTCAATATCATGTATAAtgactaatttatctattttttgagTAAAAGAGGCAAAATGCAATTTCACTCCTAGTATAGGGgcttccatgatacttttacctcaTCAATTGCCATCGAAGCTTGGTGTTGAGTGGCTATTCAGACTCATATGCGAATAGCATTTAAAATAACCGTGCAGTTAAGATTATAAGTCATGAGAGATAACTATTAACTAGTTCTCGATTGCTACCTGTTTCCGACTAAAACTGTCGGCTCTTTTACGATCTCCTTCAAAAAATCGACAACTTGATCTCTCCATATCATCGCATCGTACTCGATAATCGCTTTCTCGCTCCACCCAAATCCTAGCAAGTCTACGGCATAAACTTTGTATTTTTTAGCCAATTCAGGTATGTTGTACCTACGAAAGTTAGAAAAACATAACGATCATTTAAGGCATATATGATGTAGAACCCGAGATCACAACAACGTTTCGAGCCTCTAATTCTACTCGTTCCATTTTCACCAGAAACTGTGATTAAATATAAAATCAAAAGGTACACTATTTACAGTTCAAACAACCAAAAATCGATCCGGAAGTAGTTTGGGTCAGTAGCTACTCAAACCCTTTTCAACTACTCGGATTAATATGAGCATTAGATAGCAAACCTCCAATGAAAAGCTGAAGCACCAAATCCATGAATAAGAACAATAGGGAATCCTTCTCCTTGTACTACGTAATGTATTTTCCGACCACGCCATGTCCAAAAATTGTATCCATCTGGCTTGAACGGTAATCTCTCAACtcctaaaccaaaaaaaaaagaaaaagaaaacctaaattcagcaaaagaaaatcacaaaaatagATCAAAATTCTTTGTTCTTGAAAGGAAATGTATATTCCCGAAATGCAGCTTAGGTACAACAATCTCAACTTTAGACAGAACAAAACCTAGTTATGGTCCAACAATAGTTTGGTCTTAATCTAAGACAGAACACACAATTTCTCAGCTAAAGACCACCCAATGTATTTTCCAACCGCGCCATGTCTGGAAATTGTATCCCTCGGGCACAAAACCAAAATTAAGCCAAAAGAAATCCCAAGAATATAGAAAAATTCTTTGTTCataaaaggaattctatatttccAAAATGCAGCTTAGGTACAATCTCAACTCTAGACTGCCTTATGTGAAACAAAACCTGGTTACGGTCCAACAATAGGTTGGTCTTAAACTAAAGATAGAACACAATTTCTCAGCTAAAGATTGCCCTATGTATTCTGACCGTGCCATGTCCAGATATTGTATCCGTCCGGCCTGAACGGTAATCTCTCCCCAGAATTCTATATTCCAAAAATGCAGCTTAAGTACAACAATCTCAACTCTAGACTGTCCTATGTGAACAAAACTGAGTTATGATCCAATTGGCCTTAATCTAAGACAGAACACACAATTTCTTAGCTAAAGACTGCCCTATCTATTTTCCGACAGCGCCATGTCCAGATATTGTATCAGTCCGGCTTGAACAGTAATCTCTCCAAAGAATTCTATATTCCCAAAATGCAGCTTAGGTACAGCAATCTCAACTATAGACTGTCCTATGTGAATAAAACCTAGTTATGGACCAATTGG contains the following coding sequences:
- the LOC108483277 gene encoding uncharacterized protein LOC108483277, whose product is MESLSRSNSKGGQPHVLVPLKQRRSGYEPSDTETEWQESPWHDHNNRNNGTSDLVEADNIKSNLPRNLSPLKLSRRQIPKVDYDKGSPPRTNPLLRRHGSSKSPYKTRRDDGRNISPLPKPEHRRHVSPYKQGRVEHTLNDGTGNGEIAGLNMKQSCRSPTRDEIKTISQLIEGGRGSAKSNYRRSVTAPPRQRGERTPSPIGRNTFRKQREASLGKQQSVGEINEMVANAKIPKSPAYNDAILESTESISPGDIFFSRDAAALAMQKKGLPNNGGFGNHVVPKPPLLPRKDPTSHQRKMANRNIDPKARSNTGLSRTTMTPSSATSRQSSLNSKLSDTSGSSLNSEKFAANRRKSQNETWFGCVMRRGSCRTSKKSPERETQSFDEASFIGKAFVVEKLRQFWADKYQPASLNGFTCHKQEAQLLKQLASHENCPHILFKGPSGSGKKALTMASLREMYGDPSWNVSHELRQFQVQEKKPKQVHVPIASSAHHVELNVHLETNAKYALMGLVKEISTNFTTIPEVSNDYFKINYKVLVLYDVDKAPENIHHLIKWIMDCHSDSCKFIICCEDDISILESVKSRCKVIKVDAPATHEVMDVLIQIARKEDFELHTNFAAKIAAKSKQNLRKAIMALEACKAHNYPFADDQPIPLGWEEVLTELATEILADPSHKRLPFVRLKLQKLLGDFVHPKLVLQKLVEEFLKKVEVGLKRELYYWHGYYEKRLPTGTSALLKLEEFVAKFIGIYRKSSGNNQFV
- the LOC108471109 gene encoding pheophytinase, chloroplastic, translating into MSSSSSCGVSPPVRTEILNPISNRFFAPSRINFQPRSKCEMINRRGFALKGIVASGLSVVGSSLTSEPVQGVERLPFKPDGYNFWTWRGRKIHYVVQGEGFPIVLIHGFGASAFHWRYNIPELAKKYKVYAVDLLGFGWSEKAIIEYDAMIWRDQVVDFLKEIVKEPTVLVGNSLGGFTALVAAVGLPEQVVGLALLNSAGQFGDAKAKTTESEETFLQKFVLKPLKEVFQRVVLQILFWQAKQPTRIESVLKNVYINTSNVDDYLVESIKMPADDPNAGEVYYRLMTRFMLNQTEYTLDSFLSKLTCPLLLLWGDLDPWVGPAKANRIKEFYPNTTLVNLKAGHCPHDEVPELANKALVDWLSTIATKASSLQTV